From Nitrobacter sp. NHB1, a single genomic window includes:
- the rpsQ gene encoding 30S ribosomal protein S17 — protein MPKRTLQGVVVSDKQAKTVVVRVDRRFTHPLYKKTIRRSKNYHAHDENNEFKPGDMVWIEESKPISKLKRWTVVRGEQKKTA, from the coding sequence ATGCCGAAACGTACGCTTCAGGGCGTGGTCGTCAGTGACAAGCAAGCCAAGACGGTTGTGGTGCGCGTCGATCGCCGCTTTACCCATCCGCTCTACAAGAAGACCATTCGTCGCTCGAAAAACTATCACGCGCACGACGAGAACAACGAGTTCAAGCCGGGCGACATGGTGTGGATCGAGGAAAGCAAGCCGATCTCGAAGTTGAAGCGCTGGACCGTGGTCCGGGGCGAACAGAAGAAAACCGCTTAA
- the rpmC gene encoding 50S ribosomal protein L29, with protein MAAMKTSDIRAMSPDQMDDAVANLKKERFNLRFQRATGQLENTSRMREARRDIARIKTIAAQKRDAKK; from the coding sequence ATGGCCGCAATGAAGACCTCCGACATCCGCGCGATGAGCCCCGACCAGATGGACGACGCCGTCGCCAATCTGAAGAAGGAGCGGTTCAATCTGCGCTTCCAGCGCGCCACCGGGCAGCTCGAGAACACTTCGCGGATGCGTGAAGCCCGCCGCGATATCGCACGGATCAAGACCATCGCCGCGCAGAAGCGCGACGCGAAGAAATAA
- the rplP gene encoding 50S ribosomal protein L16 — MMQPKKTKFRKAHKGRIHGTASSGATLAFGQFGLKAMAPERISARQIEAARRALTRHMKRAGRVWIRVFPDVPVSKKPAEVRMGSGKGAPELWVVRVKPGRVLFEIDGVAPQTAKEALTLAAAKLPIKTRFVARIAE, encoded by the coding sequence ATGATGCAACCGAAGAAGACCAAGTTCCGGAAGGCGCACAAGGGCCGCATCCACGGCACCGCGTCGTCGGGCGCGACGCTGGCGTTCGGCCAGTTCGGCTTGAAGGCGATGGCGCCCGAGCGCATCTCGGCGCGCCAGATCGAAGCCGCGCGGCGCGCGCTGACGCGCCACATGAAGCGCGCCGGCCGCGTCTGGATCCGCGTATTTCCGGATGTGCCTGTATCGAAGAAGCCGGCTGAGGTCCGCATGGGCTCGGGCAAGGGCGCGCCGGAATTGTGGGTCGTGCGGGTCAAGCCGGGTCGGGTTCTTTTCGAGATCGACGGAGTGGCTCCGCAGACCGCGAAGGAAGCGCTGACGCTTGCCGCCGCCAAGCTGCCGATCAAGACGCGCTTCGTCGCGCGCATCGCGGAGTAA
- the rpsC gene encoding 30S ribosomal protein S3, translated as MGQKINPIGLRLGINRTWDSRWYAGKNEYGKLLHEDVKIRELLHKELKQAAVARIVIERPHKKCRVTIHSARPGVVIGKKGADIDKLRKRVADITSSDVVINIVEIRKPELDATLVAESIAQQLERRVAFRRAMKRAVQSAMRLGAEGIRINCSGRLGGAEIARMEWYREGRVPLHTLRADVDYGVATAFTTFGTCGVKVWIFKGEILEHDPMAQDKRLAGDDNRPRRDAA; from the coding sequence ATGGGTCAAAAGATCAATCCAATCGGGCTGCGTCTGGGCATCAACCGGACCTGGGACTCCCGTTGGTATGCCGGCAAGAACGAGTACGGCAAGCTGCTGCACGAGGACGTCAAGATCCGCGAACTCCTGCACAAGGAGCTCAAGCAGGCGGCCGTCGCGCGCATCGTGATCGAGCGTCCGCATAAGAAGTGCCGCGTGACGATCCATTCGGCGCGCCCCGGCGTCGTGATCGGCAAGAAGGGCGCCGATATCGACAAGCTTCGCAAGAGGGTTGCCGACATCACCTCGTCCGACGTCGTCATCAACATCGTCGAGATTCGCAAGCCGGAGCTTGATGCCACGCTGGTCGCCGAATCGATCGCACAGCAGCTTGAGCGCCGCGTCGCGTTCCGCCGCGCGATGAAACGCGCCGTGCAGTCGGCGATGCGTCTCGGCGCCGAGGGCATTCGCATCAACTGCTCAGGCCGTCTCGGCGGCGCCGAGATCGCCCGCATGGAGTGGTATCGCGAAGGCCGCGTACCGCTGCACACGCTGCGCGCCGACGTCGATTACGGCGTTGCCACCGCGTTCACGACGTTCGGTACCTGCGGTGTCAAGGTCTGGATCTTCAAGGGCGAAATCCTCGAGCACGATCCGATGGCCCAGGACAAGCGCCTGGCTGGTGACGACAACCGTCCGCGCCGCGACGCGGCTTGA
- the rplV gene encoding 50S ribosomal protein L22 — MSKPKRERSLPENEAKAIARMLRVSPQKLNLVAQLIRGRKASAALADLQFSRKRIAGDVKKCLESAIANAENNHDLDVDELVVSEAFVGNGMVMKRFAPRGRGRSGRIYKPFSQLTIVVRQVEAEASA, encoded by the coding sequence ATGAGCAAACCAAAGCGCGAACGGAGCCTCCCGGAAAACGAGGCCAAGGCGATCGCCCGGATGCTTCGGGTGAGCCCGCAGAAGCTCAACCTGGTCGCGCAACTGATCCGCGGCCGCAAGGCGTCGGCGGCACTCGCCGACCTGCAGTTTTCGCGCAAGCGGATCGCGGGCGACGTGAAGAAGTGCCTGGAATCGGCGATCGCCAACGCCGAGAATAACCACGACCTCGACGTCGACGAACTGGTTGTGTCCGAGGCATTTGTCGGCAACGGCATGGTGATGAAGCGTTTCGCACCGCGCGGCCGTGGCCGCTCGGGCCGTATCTATAAACCGTTCTCGCAACTGACGATCGTGGTGCGTCAGGTCGAGGCCGAGGCGAGCGCTTAA
- the rpsS gene encoding 30S ribosomal protein S19, translating to MVRSVWKGPFVEGSLLKKADAARASGRHDVIKIWSRRSTILPQFVGLVFGVYNGHKHVPVSVNEEMVGHKFGEFSPTRTFHGHSGDKKAKRA from the coding sequence ATGGTTCGTTCAGTCTGGAAAGGCCCGTTCGTCGAAGGCTCGCTGCTCAAGAAAGCAGATGCCGCGCGGGCAAGCGGCCGTCATGACGTCATCAAGATATGGAGCCGCCGCTCAACCATTCTGCCGCAGTTTGTCGGCTTGGTGTTCGGCGTCTACAACGGCCATAAGCACGTGCCGGTGTCTGTCAACGAGGAGATGGTCGGTCACAAGTTCGGCGAGTTTTCGCCGACCCGGACCTTCCATGGCCATTCGGGCGACAAGAAAGCCAAGAGGGCTTGA
- the rplB gene encoding 50S ribosomal protein L2, producing the protein MALKTFNPTTPGQRQLVMVDRSALYKGKPVKALTEGKRGKGGRNNTGRITVRFRGGGHKQAYRNVDFKRGKADVPALVERLEYDPNRTAFIALIKYQDGEQAYILAPQRLAVGDTVVAGNYVDVKPGNVMPLGNMPVGTIVHNVEMKIGKGGQLARSAGTYAQIVGRDQDYVILRLNSGEQRLVHGRCRGSIGAVSNPDHMNTSIGKAGRTRWMGRRPHNRGVVMNPIDHPHGGGEGRTSGGRHPVTPWGKPTKGKKTRSNKSTNKFILISRHKRKK; encoded by the coding sequence ATGGCACTTAAGACATTCAACCCCACGACGCCGGGCCAGCGCCAGCTGGTGATGGTCGATCGCTCGGCCCTCTACAAGGGCAAGCCGGTCAAGGCGCTTACCGAGGGCAAGCGAGGCAAGGGCGGCCGCAACAACACCGGGCGCATCACCGTGCGGTTTCGCGGCGGCGGCCATAAGCAGGCCTACCGCAACGTCGATTTCAAGCGCGGCAAGGCGGACGTGCCGGCGCTCGTCGAGCGGCTCGAATACGACCCGAACCGCACCGCGTTCATCGCGCTGATCAAATATCAGGACGGCGAGCAGGCCTATATTCTCGCGCCGCAGCGTCTGGCCGTCGGCGACACCGTCGTTGCCGGCAACTATGTCGACGTCAAGCCGGGCAATGTCATGCCGCTCGGCAATATGCCCGTCGGCACCATCGTCCATAATGTCGAGATGAAGATCGGCAAGGGCGGTCAGCTCGCGCGGTCCGCCGGCACCTATGCCCAGATCGTCGGCCGCGACCAGGACTACGTCATCCTGCGCCTGAATTCGGGCGAGCAGCGCCTGGTGCACGGCCGTTGCCGCGGCTCCATCGGCGCGGTGTCGAATCCGGATCACATGAATACCTCGATCGGCAAGGCGGGCCGCACCCGCTGGATGGGCCGCCGCCCGCACAACCGCGGCGTGGTCATGAACCCGATCGACCATCCGCATGGCGGCGGCGAAGGCCGCACCTCGGGCGGCCGTCACCCGGTGACACCGTGGGGCAAGCCGACCAAGGGCAAGAAGACCCGTTCCAACAAGTCGACCAACAAGTTCATTCTCATCAGCCGCCACAAGCGGAAGAAGTAG
- a CDS encoding 50S ribosomal protein L23, which yields MTIDAKHYDVIVAPVITEKATMASEYNKVVFKVARKATKPQIKEAVEKLFDVKVKSVNTLVRKGKAKVFRGSFGSQSDAKRAVVTLEEGHRIDVTTGL from the coding sequence ATGACAATCGATGCGAAGCATTACGACGTGATCGTCGCTCCGGTCATTACCGAAAAGGCGACGATGGCCTCCGAATACAACAAGGTTGTGTTCAAGGTCGCGCGCAAGGCGACCAAGCCGCAGATTAAGGAAGCGGTCGAGAAACTGTTCGACGTCAAGGTCAAGAGTGTGAACACGCTGGTGCGCAAGGGCAAGGCGAAGGTGTTCCGCGGCAGCTTCGGTTCGCAGTCGGACGCCAAGCGCGCGGTTGTGACCCTCGAAGAGGGCCACCGCATCGACGTCACCACCGGTCTCTGA
- the rplD gene encoding 50S ribosomal protein L4: MELNVTTLEGKAAGSVQLSDGIFGLEPRKDLIQRCVNWQLAKRQAGTHKAKGRAEIWRTGKKMFKQKGTGNARHGSARVSQFRGGGRAFGPVVRSHAHDLPKKVRALALRHALSAKAKDGGLIVIDSAELQEAKTKALMGHFSGLGLTSALIVDGAAVHAGFATAARNIPNIDVLPIQGINVYDILRRRKLVLTKAAVDALEARFK, from the coding sequence ATGGAACTGAACGTCACCACCCTCGAAGGCAAGGCCGCGGGTTCGGTTCAGCTCTCGGACGGGATTTTCGGTCTTGAGCCGCGCAAGGATCTGATCCAGCGCTGCGTCAACTGGCAGCTTGCCAAGCGTCAGGCCGGCACCCACAAGGCCAAGGGCCGCGCGGAAATCTGGCGCACCGGCAAGAAGATGTTCAAGCAGAAGGGTACCGGCAATGCCCGTCACGGCTCGGCCCGCGTGTCGCAGTTCCGTGGTGGCGGTCGCGCGTTCGGCCCGGTCGTTCGCAGTCATGCGCACGATCTGCCGAAGAAGGTGCGCGCGCTGGCGCTGCGTCATGCGCTGTCGGCGAAGGCCAAGGACGGCGGTCTGATCGTCATCGACAGCGCTGAACTGCAGGAGGCCAAGACCAAGGCGTTGATGGGTCATTTTTCCGGCCTCGGCCTGACCAGCGCGCTGATCGTCGACGGCGCCGCGGTTCATGCCGGGTTCGCGACCGCCGCGCGCAACATTCCGAACATCGACGTGCTGCCGATCCAGGGCATCAACGTCTACGACATCCTGCGCCGTCGGAAGCTGGTGCTGACCAAGGCGGCGGTTGATGCGCTGGAGGCGCGCTTCAAATGA
- the rplC gene encoding 50S ribosomal protein L3, which translates to MRSGVIAQKVGMTRVFTETGEHIPVTVLKLSNCQVLGHRTSEKNGYVALQLGSGARKTVYMPKAERGQFAVAKIEPKRKVAEFRVSEDSLLPVGAEIQADHFVVGQFVDVTGTSVGKGFAGGMKRWNFGGLRATHGVSVSHRSIGSTGGRQDPGKTFKNKKMPGHMGVDRVTTLNLRVVQTDVERGLILVEGAVPGSKGGWIAVRDAVKKPLPKEAPKPGKFKVAGGGAQAAGDDKVTTDAPAEKEGA; encoded by the coding sequence ATGCGCTCCGGAGTGATCGCACAAAAGGTCGGGATGACGCGGGTCTTCACAGAAACCGGCGAACATATCCCTGTGACCGTGCTGAAGCTGAGCAATTGTCAGGTGTTGGGGCACCGGACCAGTGAGAAGAACGGCTACGTCGCCTTGCAGCTCGGCTCGGGCGCGCGCAAGACGGTCTACATGCCGAAGGCGGAGCGCGGACAGTTCGCGGTCGCCAAGATCGAGCCGAAGCGCAAGGTCGCGGAATTCCGTGTCTCCGAAGATTCGCTGCTTCCGGTTGGCGCGGAAATTCAGGCGGACCATTTCGTGGTCGGCCAGTTCGTCGATGTTACCGGCACCTCGGTCGGTAAGGGGTTCGCCGGCGGCATGAAGCGCTGGAACTTCGGCGGTCTGCGCGCCACGCACGGCGTCTCGGTCTCGCATCGTTCGATCGGCTCAACCGGCGGACGTCAGGATCCGGGCAAGACTTTCAAGAACAAGAAGATGCCCGGCCACATGGGCGTCGATCGCGTCACCACGCTCAACCTGCGCGTCGTGCAGACCGACGTCGAGCGCGGCCTGATTCTGGTCGAGGGTGCCGTTCCCGGCTCCAAGGGCGGCTGGATCGCGGTGCGTGACGCGGTGAAGAAGCCGTTGCCGAAGGAAGCGCCGAAACCCGGCAAGTTCAAGGTTGCGGGCGGCGGCGCGCAGGCTGCGGGCGATGACAAGGTCACGACGGATGCCCCGGCCGAGAAGGAGGGTGCATAA
- the rpsJ gene encoding 30S ribosomal protein S10 — MNGQNIRIRLKAFDHRILDTSTREIVNTAKRTGAQVRGPIPLPTRIEKFTVNRSPHVDKKSREQFEMRTHKRLLDIVDPTPQTVDALMKLDLAAGVDVEIKL; from the coding sequence ATGAACGGCCAGAATATTCGCATCCGTCTCAAGGCGTTCGACCATCGGATTCTCGATACGTCGACCCGCGAGATCGTGAACACCGCGAAACGCACCGGCGCGCAGGTTCGCGGACCGATTCCGCTGCCGACGCGGATCGAGAAGTTTACGGTCAACCGTTCGCCGCACGTCGACAAGAAGAGCCGTGAGCAGTTCGAGATGCGTACGCATAAGCGCCTTCTCGATATCGTCGATCCGACTCCGCAGACAGTCGATGCCTTGATGAAGCTCGATCTGGCCGCGGGTGTCGACGTCGAGATCAAGCTCTGA
- the tuf gene encoding elongation factor Tu, with protein sequence MAKAKFERNKPHCNIGTIGHVDHGKTSLTAAITKVLAEAGGATFTAYDQIDKAPEEKARGITISTSHVEYETPNRHYAHVDCPGHADYVKNMITGAAQMDGAILVVSAADGPMPQTREHILLARQVGVPAIVVFLNKCDMVDDPELLELVEMEVRELLSKYDFPGDDIPIIKGSALAALENSDPKLGHDAVLELMKAVDAYIPQPERPVDLPFLMPVEDVFSISGRGTVVTGRVERGIVKVGEEIEIVGIRDTQKTTVTGVEMFRKLLDQGQAGDNIGALLRGTKREDVERGQVLCKPGSVKPHTKFKAEAYILTKEEGGRHTPFFTNYRPQFYFRTTDVTGVVHLPAGTEMVMPGDNVAMEVHLIVPIAMEEKLRFAIREGGRTVGAGVVASIIE encoded by the coding sequence ATGGCCAAAGCGAAGTTTGAACGGAACAAGCCGCATTGCAACATCGGGACGATTGGTCACGTTGACCACGGCAAGACGTCTTTGACGGCTGCGATCACGAAGGTTCTGGCGGAAGCGGGCGGAGCGACGTTCACGGCCTACGACCAGATTGACAAGGCGCCGGAAGAGAAGGCGCGCGGCATCACGATTTCGACGTCGCATGTCGAGTACGAGACGCCGAACCGGCATTATGCGCACGTCGATTGCCCGGGCCACGCCGACTACGTGAAGAACATGATCACTGGTGCGGCGCAGATGGACGGCGCGATTTTGGTGGTGTCGGCGGCGGACGGTCCGATGCCGCAGACCCGCGAGCACATTCTTCTGGCGCGCCAGGTTGGCGTTCCGGCGATCGTGGTGTTCCTGAACAAGTGCGACATGGTCGACGATCCGGAACTGCTGGAACTGGTGGAGATGGAAGTCCGCGAGCTTCTGTCTAAGTACGACTTCCCGGGCGACGACATTCCGATCATCAAGGGTTCGGCGCTGGCGGCGCTGGAGAACTCGGACCCGAAGCTCGGCCATGACGCGGTGCTGGAACTGATGAAGGCGGTCGACGCCTATATTCCGCAGCCAGAGCGTCCGGTCGACCTGCCGTTCCTGATGCCGGTCGAGGACGTGTTCTCGATCTCGGGCCGCGGAACGGTGGTGACGGGGCGCGTGGAGCGCGGCATCGTCAAGGTCGGCGAGGAAATCGAGATTGTCGGCATCCGCGACACGCAGAAGACGACGGTGACGGGCGTCGAGATGTTCCGCAAGCTGCTGGACCAGGGTCAGGCCGGCGACAACATCGGTGCGCTGCTGCGCGGCACCAAGCGCGAGGACGTTGAGCGCGGTCAGGTTCTGTGCAAGCCGGGTTCGGTGAAGCCGCACACCAAGTTCAAGGCGGAAGCCTACATCCTGACCAAGGAGGAGGGCGGTCGTCACACGCCGTTTTTCACCAACTACCGTCCGCAGTTCTACTTCCGCACCACGGACGTGACCGGCGTGGTGCATCTTCCGGCCGGCACCGAGATGGTGATGCCGGGCGACAACGTTGCGATGGAAGTGCACCTGATCGTGCCGATCGCAATGGAGGAGAAGCTGCGCTTCGCCATCCGCGAGGGTGGACGCACCGTCGGAGCAGGCGTCGTCGCGAGCATCATCGAGTAA
- the fusA gene encoding elongation factor G, with amino-acid sequence MPRQHAIEDYRNFGIMAHIDAGKTTTTERILYYTGKNHKIGETHEGAATMDWMAQEQERGITITSAATTAFWDGKRLNIIDTPGHVDFTIEVERSLRVLDGAVCVLDSNQGVEPQTETVWRQGDKYKVPRIVFCNKMDKTGADFYKCLSDIVDRLGARPVALQLPIGSENNFKGMVDLVRMKALVWSSEAAGAMYDIAEIPADLADKAREYREKLVEAAVELDDDAMAAYLEGTEPDEATLKRLIRKAVLSGAFYPVLCGTAFKNKGVQPLLDAVVAYLPSPLDVPAIKGVDDKGNEILRHADDKEPMSLLAFKIMDDPFVGTITFCRIYSGILQSGTGVVNSTREKKERIGRMLLMHANNREDIKEAYAGDIVALAGLKEARTGDTLCDPAHQVILEKMEFPDPVIEIAIEPKSKADQEKLGIALAKLAAEDPSFRVSTDQESGQTILKGMGELHLDIKVDILRRTYKVDANIGAPQVAFRERVTKRVEHSYTHKKQTGGTGQFAAVTLIVEPNEAGKGYEFESKIVGGAVPKEYIPGVEKGIESVLGSGVVAGFPVVDVKVQLIDGKFHDVDSSALAFEIATRACFREALQKGKSVLLEPIMKVEAVTPEDYTGSVIGDLNSRRGQIQGQDMRGNANVINAMVPLMNMFGYVNNLRSMSQGRATFTMQFDHYAEAPANVSAEVQKKFA; translated from the coding sequence ATGCCCCGCCAACATGCCATCGAGGATTACCGTAACTTCGGTATCATGGCGCATATCGACGCCGGCAAGACCACCACGACCGAGCGTATCCTTTATTACACCGGCAAGAACCATAAGATCGGCGAGACCCACGAGGGCGCTGCGACGATGGACTGGATGGCGCAGGAGCAGGAGCGCGGCATCACCATTACCTCTGCCGCGACTACCGCGTTCTGGGATGGCAAGCGTCTGAACATCATCGACACCCCCGGCCACGTCGACTTCACCATCGAGGTGGAGCGTAGCCTGCGCGTGCTCGACGGCGCCGTGTGCGTGCTCGACTCCAACCAGGGCGTTGAGCCGCAGACCGAAACGGTCTGGCGCCAGGGCGACAAGTACAAGGTGCCGCGCATCGTCTTCTGCAACAAGATGGATAAGACCGGCGCCGACTTCTACAAGTGTCTCTCCGATATCGTTGATCGTCTCGGCGCGCGCCCGGTGGCGCTGCAGCTCCCGATCGGCTCGGAGAACAACTTCAAGGGCATGGTCGACCTCGTCCGCATGAAGGCGTTGGTCTGGAGCAGCGAAGCGGCGGGCGCGATGTACGACATCGCCGAGATTCCGGCCGACCTCGCCGATAAAGCCAGGGAATACCGCGAGAAGCTCGTGGAAGCTGCCGTCGAGCTCGACGACGATGCGATGGCGGCCTATCTTGAGGGTACCGAGCCCGACGAAGCCACGCTGAAGAGGCTGATCCGCAAGGCGGTGCTGTCCGGGGCTTTCTATCCGGTGCTGTGCGGTACCGCGTTCAAAAACAAGGGTGTGCAGCCGCTGCTCGACGCCGTGGTGGCCTATCTGCCGTCGCCGCTTGACGTTCCGGCCATCAAGGGCGTGGATGACAAGGGCAACGAAATCCTCCGTCACGCCGACGACAAGGAGCCGATGTCGCTGCTGGCGTTCAAGATCATGGACGACCCGTTCGTTGGCACCATCACGTTCTGTCGTATCTATTCCGGTATTCTTCAGAGCGGCACCGGCGTCGTCAATTCGACGCGCGAGAAGAAGGAGCGCATCGGCCGGATGTTGCTGATGCATGCGAACAACCGCGAGGATATCAAGGAGGCCTATGCCGGTGACATTGTCGCGCTGGCCGGCCTGAAGGAAGCGCGCACCGGCGACACGCTGTGCGATCCGGCCCATCAGGTGATCCTCGAAAAGATGGAATTCCCCGATCCGGTCATCGAGATCGCGATCGAGCCGAAGTCCAAGGCCGACCAGGAAAAGCTCGGTATCGCGCTGGCGAAGCTCGCAGCGGAAGATCCGTCGTTTCGCGTTTCCACCGATCAGGAATCCGGCCAGACAATCCTCAAGGGCATGGGCGAGCTCCATCTCGACATCAAGGTCGATATCCTCAGGCGCACCTACAAGGTCGACGCTAACATCGGCGCGCCGCAGGTGGCGTTCCGCGAGCGTGTCACCAAGCGTGTCGAGCACAGCTACACCCACAAGAAGCAGACCGGTGGCACCGGCCAGTTCGCGGCGGTCACGCTGATCGTCGAACCGAACGAGGCTGGCAAAGGCTACGAGTTCGAGTCGAAGATCGTCGGCGGCGCGGTGCCCAAGGAATACATTCCCGGCGTTGAGAAGGGCATCGAGAGCGTGCTTGGCTCCGGCGTGGTCGCGGGCTTCCCCGTGGTCGATGTCAAGGTGCAGCTCATCGACGGCAAGTTCCATGACGTCGACTCGTCGGCGCTGGCGTTCGAAATCGCGACCCGCGCCTGCTTCCGCGAGGCTCTGCAGAAGGGCAAGTCGGTGCTGCTCGAACCGATCATGAAGGTCGAGGCGGTGACGCCGGAAGACTATACCGGATCGGTCATCGGCGATCTCAACTCGCGGCGCGGCCAGATCCAGGGTCAGGACATGCGCGGCAATGCCAACGTGATCAACGCGATGGTGCCGCTCATGAACATGTTCGGTTACGTGAACAACCTGCGCTCGATGAGTCAGGGGCGCGCGACCTTCACCATGCAATTCGATCATTACGCGGAAGCCCCGGCGAATGTGTCGGCGGAAGTCCAGAAGAAGTTTGCCTGA
- the rpsG gene encoding 30S ribosomal protein S7, which yields MSRRHSAEKREVLPDPKFGNIVVTKFMNSVMYAGKKSVAEGIVYGALEMIEAKTKQGPLGVFEQALENVMPTIEVRSRRVGGATYQVPVEVRSTRRQALGIRWLIAAARGRNEKTMTERLSAELLDASNNRGSAVKKREDVHKMAEANRAFSHYRW from the coding sequence ATGTCTCGTCGCCATTCTGCTGAAAAGCGCGAAGTGCTTCCGGATCCGAAGTTCGGAAACATTGTCGTTACGAAGTTCATGAACTCGGTGATGTATGCCGGGAAGAAGTCGGTCGCCGAAGGCATCGTCTACGGTGCGCTCGAGATGATCGAGGCCAAGACCAAGCAGGGCCCGCTCGGGGTGTTCGAGCAGGCGCTTGAGAATGTGATGCCGACCATCGAAGTGCGTTCGCGCCGCGTCGGCGGGGCCACCTATCAGGTGCCGGTGGAAGTTCGCTCGACTCGCCGTCAGGCGCTCGGCATTCGCTGGCTGATCGCGGCAGCGCGGGGGCGCAATGAAAAGACGATGACGGAGCGGCTCTCGGCGGAACTGCTCGACGCGTCGAACAACCGGGGCAGCGCAGTCAAGAAGCGGGAAGACGTGCACAAGATGGCGGAAGCCAACCGTGCGTTCTCGCACTATCGCTGGTAA
- the rpsL gene encoding 30S ribosomal protein S12, which translates to MPTINQLIASPRVIQKSRKKVPALQQSPQKRGVCTRVYTTTPKKPNSALRKVAKVRLTNGFEVIGYIPGEGHNLQEHSVVMIRGGRVKDLPGVRYHILRGVLDTQGVKNRKQRRSKYGAKRPK; encoded by the coding sequence ATGCCGACGATCAACCAACTGATCGCAAGTCCGCGCGTCATACAGAAGTCGCGCAAGAAGGTGCCTGCGTTGCAGCAGTCGCCGCAAAAGCGCGGTGTGTGCACGCGTGTTTACACCACGACTCCGAAGAAGCCGAATTCGGCGCTGCGTAAGGTCGCCAAGGTACGCCTCACCAATGGCTTCGAGGTCATTGGTTACATTCCGGGTGAGGGGCATAACCTTCAGGAACATTCCGTGGTCATGATCCGCGGCGGCCGCGTCAAGGACTTGCCCGGTGTGCGCTACCACATCCTCCGCGGCGTCCTCGACACCCAGGGCGTCAAGAACCGCAAGCAGCGCCGTTCGAAGTACGGCGCCAAGCGTCCGAAATAA